In Strigops habroptila isolate Jane chromosome 4, bStrHab1.2.pri, whole genome shotgun sequence, a single genomic region encodes these proteins:
- the CIAO3 gene encoding cytosolic iron-sulfur assembly component 3 isoform X1, with product MASPFSGVLQLTDLDDYIGPSQECIKPVKVEKKPGKAAAKIRIEADGSYFQINQDGGAQKLEKAKITLNDCLACSGCITSAESVLITQQSHEELCKMLAFNKTAPPSEQKLMVVSVSPQSRASLAARCKMGVLETAKKLTAFLKSLGVHYVFDTTFSRNFSLLESQREFVKRFRKQSEDKKALPMLASACPGWICYAEKTHGSFIIPYISTTKSPQQVMGSLIKGYFAEQQHLTPDQIYHVTVMPCYDKKLEASRPDFFNQEYQTRDVDCVITTGEVLKLLEQEGVSLSDVDPAPLDTMFSTAEEELTSHSGGGSGGYLEHIYKYAARELFGIQVDTVQYKPLKNKDFQEVTLEKDGAVLLQFALAYGFRNIQNLVQKLKRGKSPYHYVEVMACPSGCLNGGGQIKLDGDSSKDQLQEVERLYESVQTAIPEENHTVQELYEQWLGGVESEKALKALHTEYHAVEKTSTGFNIKW from the exons ATGGCGTCCCCGTTCAGCGGCGTGCTGCAGCTCACCGACCTGGACGATTACATCGGGCCCTCGCAG gaaTGTATCAAACCtgtaaaagtggaaaaaaagcctgggaaagcagcagccaagatCAGAATTGAAGCAGATGGAAGCTATTTTCAGATCAATCAG GATGGAGGAGCACAGAAACTGGAGAAGGCTAAAATTACCCTGAACGACTGTTTAGCATGTAGTGGCTGCATCACATCAGCAGAGAGTGTTTTAATCACTCAGCAGAGCCATGAAGAGCTCTGCAAAATGCTGGCTTTTAACAAG ACTGCCCCTCCCAGTGAACAGAAGTTGATGGTGGTTTCTGTTTCACCCCAATCCAGAGCTTCACTAGCTGCAAGATGTAAAATGGGTGTTCTGGAGACAGCAAAGAAGCTGACTGCCTTCTTGAAGAGTTTAG GTGTGCACTATGTTTTCGATACAACCTTCTCAAGAAACTTCAGCCTGTTGGAGAGCCAGCGGGAGTTTGTGAAACGCTTTCGAAAGCaatcagaagacaaaaaggCTTTGCCAATGCTTGCTTCTGCCTGTCCAG GTTGGATCTGCTACGCAGAGAAAACCCACGGCAGCTTCATCATTCCTTATATCAGTACCACCAAGTCTCCACAGCAGGTCATGGGCTCCTTGATCAAGGGCTattttgcagagcagcag CACTTAACACCCGACCAGATATACCATGTAACAGTGATGCCCTGTTATGACAAAAAGCTAGAGGCTTCCAGGCCAGACTTTTTCAACCAAGAGTACCAAACTCGTGATGTGGACTGTGTAATCACCACAG GAGAAGTGCTCAAGTTGTTGGAACAAGAAGGAGTATCTCTATCAGATGTAGATCCTGCTCCATTGGATACCAT gTTCAGCACTGCAGAAGAGGAGCTCACAAGCCACTCTGGAGGTGGTTCTGGTGGCTACTTGGAGCACATATACAAATATGCAGCCAGGGAGCTCTTTGGAATTCAAGTGGATACAGTTCAGTACAAACCTTTAAA AAACAAGGACTTCCAGGAGGTGACACTGGAGAAGGATGGAGCAGTCCTGCTCCAGTTTGCTTTGGCGTATGGGTTTCGAAACATACAGAACTTAGTGCAGAAGCTGAAACGAGGGAAATCACCTTATCACTACGTGGAAGTCATGGCCTGTCCCTCAG GCTGTTTAAATGGAGGCGGTCAGATCAAGCTCGATGGTGACTCCAGCAAGGACCAGCTGCAGGAAGTCGAGAGGTTGTATGAGTCTGTTCAGACTGCAATTCCAGAGGAGAACCACACTGTCCAGGAACTCTATGAGCAGTGGCTGGGTGGTGTGGAGTCGGAAAAGGCTCTGAAAGCTTTGCACACGGAATACCATGCCGTGGAAAAGACGAGCACTGGATTTAACATCAAGTGGTGA
- the CIAO3 gene encoding cytosolic iron-sulfur assembly component 3 isoform X2: protein MMLEKCSFCKKGECIKPVKVEKKPGKAAAKIRIEADGSYFQINQDGGAQKLEKAKITLNDCLACSGCITSAESVLITQQSHEELCKMLAFNKTAPPSEQKLMVVSVSPQSRASLAARCKMGVLETAKKLTAFLKSLGVHYVFDTTFSRNFSLLESQREFVKRFRKQSEDKKALPMLASACPGWICYAEKTHGSFIIPYISTTKSPQQVMGSLIKGYFAEQQHLTPDQIYHVTVMPCYDKKLEASRPDFFNQEYQTRDVDCVITTGEVLKLLEQEGVSLSDVDPAPLDTMFSTAEEELTSHSGGGSGGYLEHIYKYAARELFGIQVDTVQYKPLKNKDFQEVTLEKDGAVLLQFALAYGFRNIQNLVQKLKRGKSPYHYVEVMACPSGCLNGGGQIKLDGDSSKDQLQEVERLYESVQTAIPEENHTVQELYEQWLGGVESEKALKALHTEYHAVEKTSTGFNIKW from the exons ATGATGCTGGAAAAGTGTTCCTTCTGTAAGAAAGGG gaaTGTATCAAACCtgtaaaagtggaaaaaaagcctgggaaagcagcagccaagatCAGAATTGAAGCAGATGGAAGCTATTTTCAGATCAATCAG GATGGAGGAGCACAGAAACTGGAGAAGGCTAAAATTACCCTGAACGACTGTTTAGCATGTAGTGGCTGCATCACATCAGCAGAGAGTGTTTTAATCACTCAGCAGAGCCATGAAGAGCTCTGCAAAATGCTGGCTTTTAACAAG ACTGCCCCTCCCAGTGAACAGAAGTTGATGGTGGTTTCTGTTTCACCCCAATCCAGAGCTTCACTAGCTGCAAGATGTAAAATGGGTGTTCTGGAGACAGCAAAGAAGCTGACTGCCTTCTTGAAGAGTTTAG GTGTGCACTATGTTTTCGATACAACCTTCTCAAGAAACTTCAGCCTGTTGGAGAGCCAGCGGGAGTTTGTGAAACGCTTTCGAAAGCaatcagaagacaaaaaggCTTTGCCAATGCTTGCTTCTGCCTGTCCAG GTTGGATCTGCTACGCAGAGAAAACCCACGGCAGCTTCATCATTCCTTATATCAGTACCACCAAGTCTCCACAGCAGGTCATGGGCTCCTTGATCAAGGGCTattttgcagagcagcag CACTTAACACCCGACCAGATATACCATGTAACAGTGATGCCCTGTTATGACAAAAAGCTAGAGGCTTCCAGGCCAGACTTTTTCAACCAAGAGTACCAAACTCGTGATGTGGACTGTGTAATCACCACAG GAGAAGTGCTCAAGTTGTTGGAACAAGAAGGAGTATCTCTATCAGATGTAGATCCTGCTCCATTGGATACCAT gTTCAGCACTGCAGAAGAGGAGCTCACAAGCCACTCTGGAGGTGGTTCTGGTGGCTACTTGGAGCACATATACAAATATGCAGCCAGGGAGCTCTTTGGAATTCAAGTGGATACAGTTCAGTACAAACCTTTAAA AAACAAGGACTTCCAGGAGGTGACACTGGAGAAGGATGGAGCAGTCCTGCTCCAGTTTGCTTTGGCGTATGGGTTTCGAAACATACAGAACTTAGTGCAGAAGCTGAAACGAGGGAAATCACCTTATCACTACGTGGAAGTCATGGCCTGTCCCTCAG GCTGTTTAAATGGAGGCGGTCAGATCAAGCTCGATGGTGACTCCAGCAAGGACCAGCTGCAGGAAGTCGAGAGGTTGTATGAGTCTGTTCAGACTGCAATTCCAGAGGAGAACCACACTGTCCAGGAACTCTATGAGCAGTGGCTGGGTGGTGTGGAGTCGGAAAAGGCTCTGAAAGCTTTGCACACGGAATACCATGCCGTGGAAAAGACGAGCACTGGATTTAACATCAAGTGGTGA